From the genome of Amycolatopsis sp. NBC_01488, one region includes:
- a CDS encoding ABC transporter ATP-binding protein has translation MTPAVEFRGVSVHFGRTTALDSLDLSVSRGETLALLGPSGSGKSTALKALAGFVRPAAGRVFLNGEDVTDRPPHRRGLGVVVQSYALFPHMRVDANVAFGLKARRSPRADVAARVAEVLDLVGMGGYARRFPRELSGGQQQRVALARALAIRPDVLLLDEPLSALDAALREDMIAELLRLRAELPDTTLVYVTHDQGEALALADRIAVMRDSRLVETGPCEQLYRRPASEFTASFLGAANLIPVDLVSDGTPAKVRLGERVLTAEPTGALGPGPVALGVRPHRVGVGEPGADTLPALVRAVQWRGTGYRLDLELAGGATIRAEVPEAFSVGTAVGVSIPDGCPLVEVGT, from the coding sequence ATGACCCCGGCCGTCGAGTTCCGCGGCGTCTCCGTCCACTTCGGACGCACGACGGCGCTGGATTCGCTCGACCTGAGCGTGTCCCGCGGCGAAACCCTCGCCCTGCTCGGCCCGTCCGGCTCCGGCAAGTCGACGGCGCTCAAGGCCCTCGCCGGGTTCGTCCGGCCCGCCGCGGGCCGGGTGTTCCTCAACGGCGAGGACGTCACCGACCGGCCGCCGCACCGGCGTGGCCTCGGCGTCGTCGTGCAGAGCTACGCGCTGTTCCCGCACATGCGCGTCGACGCCAACGTCGCCTTCGGGCTGAAGGCGCGCCGGTCGCCTCGGGCCGACGTGGCGGCCCGCGTCGCGGAAGTCCTGGACCTGGTCGGCATGGGCGGCTACGCCCGGCGGTTCCCGCGCGAGCTGTCCGGCGGGCAGCAGCAGCGGGTCGCGCTCGCCCGGGCGCTCGCCATTCGGCCCGACGTGCTGCTGCTCGACGAGCCACTGTCCGCTTTGGACGCCGCGCTGCGCGAGGACATGATCGCCGAGCTGCTGCGGCTGCGGGCCGAGCTGCCGGACACCACGCTCGTCTACGTCACCCACGATCAGGGCGAGGCGCTGGCGCTGGCCGACCGCATCGCCGTCATGCGCGACTCGCGGCTGGTCGAGACCGGCCCGTGCGAGCAGCTCTACCGGCGGCCGGCCTCGGAGTTCACCGCGAGCTTCCTCGGCGCGGCCAACCTCATCCCGGTCGACCTGGTCAGCGACGGGACGCCCGCCAAGGTCCGGCTCGGCGAGCGCGTGCTGACCGCCGAGCCGACCGGCGCGCTCGGGCCGGGCCCGGTCGCGCTCGGCGTCCGCCCGCACCGCGTCGGCGTCGGCGAACCCGGCGCGGACACCCTCCCGGCGCTGGTCCGGGCGGTGCAGTGGCGCGGCACCGGCTACCGCCTCGACCTCGAGCTGGCCGGGGGCGCGACGATCCGCGCCGAGGTGCCCGAGGCGTTCTCCGTCGGGACGGCCGTCGGCGTGTCCATCCCGGACGGCTGCCCACTGGTCGAGGTCGGCACATGA
- a CDS encoding DoxX family protein: MNIALWAGQVLLAAIFALSGALKSTMSRQRMLETGQTGAAAYPLPVVRFTAICELFAVVGLILPVLLGIAPALTGWAAAGLAIVMVGAMAMHGRLAVVQHKPAEWRNVGANALIFAVCVFVAVGRL; this comes from the coding sequence ATGAACATCGCGTTGTGGGCCGGTCAGGTGTTGTTGGCCGCGATCTTCGCCCTGTCGGGCGCGCTGAAGTCGACGATGTCGCGGCAGCGGATGCTCGAAACCGGCCAGACGGGCGCGGCGGCGTACCCGCTGCCGGTGGTCCGGTTCACCGCGATCTGCGAGCTGTTCGCCGTGGTGGGGCTGATCCTGCCGGTGCTGCTCGGGATCGCCCCGGCGCTGACCGGTTGGGCGGCGGCCGGGCTGGCGATCGTGATGGTGGGCGCGATGGCGATGCACGGCCGGCTGGCGGTCGTGCAGCACAAGCCGGCCGAGTGGCGGAACGTCGGGGCCAACGCCCTGATCTTCGCGGTGTGCGTCTTCGTCGCCGTCGGCCGACTCTGA
- a CDS encoding crotonase/enoyl-CoA hydratase family protein produces the protein MGEPHALVSQEGQTLVVTMNRPEARNAITGEMMSIMVDAWDRVDSDDGIRSCVLTGAGGAFCAGADLKSMSRNLPSESFSSGRFDPSRIPGLLKGRRLTKPLIAAVEGPAIAGGTEILQGTDIRVAGASARFGVSEARWGLFPMGGSAVRLPRQIPYTVAADILLTGRHLSADEALAIGLIGHVVPDGSALTKALELAALVNANGPVAVRAILRTIRDTEGLHEEEAFKLDSQYGIEVFASEDAKEGPRAFSEKRKPEFRGR, from the coding sequence GTGGGTGAACCGCACGCGCTGGTCTCGCAGGAGGGGCAGACCCTCGTCGTCACGATGAACCGGCCCGAGGCGCGCAACGCGATCACCGGCGAGATGATGTCGATCATGGTCGACGCCTGGGACCGCGTCGACTCGGACGACGGGATCCGCAGCTGCGTCCTGACCGGCGCGGGCGGCGCGTTCTGCGCGGGCGCGGACCTGAAGTCGATGTCGCGGAACTTGCCGTCGGAGTCGTTCTCCTCCGGCCGCTTCGACCCTTCGCGCATCCCGGGGCTGCTGAAGGGACGTCGCCTGACGAAGCCGCTGATCGCGGCGGTCGAGGGCCCGGCGATCGCGGGCGGGACGGAGATCCTCCAGGGCACGGACATCCGGGTGGCCGGCGCGTCGGCCCGCTTCGGGGTGTCGGAGGCGCGGTGGGGCCTGTTCCCGATGGGCGGGTCGGCGGTGCGGCTGCCCCGCCAGATCCCGTACACGGTGGCCGCGGACATCCTGCTGACCGGACGCCACCTTTCCGCCGACGAGGCGTTGGCGATCGGCTTGATCGGGCACGTCGTCCCGGACGGTTCCGCCCTCACGAAGGCCCTCGAACTGGCCGCGCTGGTCAATGCCAACGGGCCGGTCGCGGTCCGGGCGATCCTGCGGACGATCCGGGACACCGAGGGACTCCACGAGGAAGAGGCCTTCAAGCTGGACTCGCAGTACGGGATCGAGGTCTTCGCGTCGGAGGACGCGAAGGAGGGCCCGCGGGCGTTCAGCGAGAAGCGAAAGCCGGAGTTCCGCGGCCGCTGA
- a CDS encoding NAD(P)H-dependent flavin oxidoreductase, translating into MRTPLCDRLGIDLPIIGFTPSEHVAAALSRAGGLGVLGCVRFNDAAELDRVLTWMDENTGGKPYGVDIVMPAKVPAEGTQVDLAKLIPDGHRAFVDRVLRELSVPPLPDDTDERAGVLGWLHSVARSHVEVALNHPIKLIANALGSPPADVIGQCHDQGVPVAALAGKAEHAVRHVENGVDFVVAQGYEAGGHTGEIASMVLVPEIVDAVDVPVLAAGGIGSGRQMAAALALGASGVWMGSMWLATEEYLQTMGESVAMQQALVGATSSDTVRTRIYTGKPARLLKTRWTEAWAAADAPEPLPMPLQNLLVSHAHNRIHAANDPSVVSMPVGQIVGRMNAVRPVADVVADLVNGYEEALSRLDKTR; encoded by the coding sequence GTGCGGACACCCCTGTGCGACCGGCTCGGCATCGATCTGCCGATCATCGGGTTCACGCCCTCGGAGCACGTCGCCGCGGCGCTCAGCCGCGCCGGCGGGCTCGGCGTGCTCGGCTGCGTCCGGTTCAACGACGCCGCCGAGCTCGACCGGGTGCTCACCTGGATGGACGAGAACACCGGCGGCAAGCCCTACGGCGTCGACATCGTGATGCCGGCGAAGGTGCCCGCCGAGGGCACCCAGGTCGACCTCGCGAAGCTGATCCCGGACGGCCACCGCGCGTTCGTCGACCGCGTCCTTCGCGAGTTGTCCGTGCCGCCGCTGCCGGACGACACCGACGAACGCGCGGGCGTCCTCGGCTGGCTGCACTCGGTCGCCCGGTCGCACGTCGAGGTCGCGCTCAACCACCCGATCAAGCTGATCGCCAACGCGCTCGGCTCGCCGCCGGCGGACGTCATCGGCCAGTGTCACGACCAGGGCGTGCCGGTGGCGGCGCTCGCCGGGAAGGCCGAGCACGCGGTCCGGCACGTCGAAAACGGCGTCGACTTCGTGGTCGCGCAGGGCTACGAAGCCGGCGGGCACACCGGCGAGATCGCGTCCATGGTGCTGGTGCCGGAGATCGTCGACGCGGTCGACGTGCCGGTGCTCGCCGCGGGCGGGATCGGTTCCGGGCGGCAGATGGCCGCGGCCCTCGCGCTCGGCGCGTCCGGCGTGTGGATGGGCTCGATGTGGCTCGCCACCGAGGAGTACCTGCAGACCATGGGCGAGTCGGTGGCGATGCAGCAGGCGCTCGTCGGCGCGACGTCGTCGGACACCGTCCGGACGCGGATCTACACCGGCAAGCCGGCCCGGCTGCTCAAGACCCGCTGGACCGAGGCGTGGGCCGCGGCGGACGCGCCCGAGCCGCTGCCGATGCCGCTGCAGAACCTGCTGGTTTCCCACGCCCACAACCGGATCCACGCGGCGAACGACCCGAGCGTGGTGTCGATGCCGGTCGGGCAGATCGTCGGCCGGATGAACGCGGTGCGGCCGGTCGCCGACGTCGTCGCGGATCTCGTGAACGGCTACGAAGAGGCACTGTCCCGGTTGGACAAGACCCGCTGA
- a CDS encoding acyl-CoA synthetase translates to MALNIADLLEHAVDAVPERVAVVCGDRRVTFAELEARANRLAHHLAAHGVGRGSHIGVYSRNSIEALEAMIAAYKLRAIAVNVNYRYVHGELVYLFNDADLVALVHERSYADKVAAALPESPKLKHVVVIDDGSDGDYSSYGGVDYEAALAAQSPERDFEERSNDDLYILYTGGTTGYPKGVLWRHEDIWRALGGGINFVTGEYVPDEWTLAEQGKAGSLTRLPAAPLIHGAAQWAAFGALFTGSPVVFVPRFDAHEIWKAVQEHKVQVLTIVGDAMARPLIEAFREGDYDASSVVAVSSHAALFSQSVKQEFVELVPNAVITDAIGSSESGFTGIGMVAKGSDHSAGPRVSFGKDAILLDDDGNLVEQKPGAVGLIGRRGHVPLGYYGDPEKSKKIFVEVDGVRYVVPGDYARYEEDGTVTLLGRGSQCVNTGGEKVYPEEVEGALKSHPDVFDALVIGIPDERTGQRVAAVVQLREGAEADLAGIEQHVRGEIAGYKVPRTVWLADEIGRSPSGKPDYPWAQRYAAEHEPATAQPV, encoded by the coding sequence GTGGCACTCAACATCGCGGATCTTCTGGAGCACGCCGTCGACGCCGTGCCGGAGCGCGTCGCGGTCGTGTGCGGCGACCGGCGAGTCACCTTCGCCGAACTGGAGGCGCGGGCCAACCGGCTCGCCCACCACCTCGCCGCGCACGGCGTGGGACGCGGGTCCCACATCGGGGTCTATTCCCGCAACTCGATCGAGGCCCTCGAGGCGATGATCGCCGCGTACAAGCTGCGTGCGATCGCCGTCAACGTCAATTACCGCTACGTGCACGGCGAGCTCGTGTACCTCTTCAACGACGCCGACCTCGTCGCGCTCGTGCACGAGAGAAGCTACGCCGACAAGGTCGCGGCGGCGCTGCCGGAATCGCCGAAACTGAAACACGTTGTCGTGATCGACGACGGCAGCGACGGCGACTACTCGAGCTACGGCGGCGTCGACTACGAAGCCGCGCTCGCGGCCCAAAGCCCCGAACGCGACTTCGAAGAGCGCAGCAACGACGACCTCTACATCCTCTACACCGGCGGCACCACCGGCTACCCGAAGGGCGTCCTCTGGCGCCACGAGGACATCTGGCGTGCACTCGGCGGCGGGATCAACTTCGTCACCGGCGAGTACGTCCCGGACGAGTGGACGCTCGCCGAGCAGGGCAAGGCCGGGAGCCTGACGCGCCTGCCCGCCGCGCCGCTGATCCACGGCGCCGCGCAGTGGGCCGCGTTCGGCGCCCTGTTCACCGGCAGCCCCGTGGTGTTCGTGCCGCGCTTCGACGCCCACGAGATCTGGAAGGCCGTGCAGGAGCACAAGGTCCAGGTCCTCACGATCGTCGGCGACGCCATGGCGCGGCCGCTGATCGAGGCGTTCCGGGAGGGCGATTACGACGCTTCGTCGGTCGTCGCCGTCTCCAGCCACGCCGCGCTGTTCTCGCAGTCGGTGAAGCAGGAGTTCGTCGAACTCGTGCCGAACGCCGTGATCACCGACGCGATCGGCTCGTCCGAAAGCGGTTTCACCGGGATCGGCATGGTGGCCAAGGGCTCCGACCACAGCGCCGGTCCGCGGGTCAGCTTCGGCAAGGACGCCATCCTGCTCGACGACGACGGCAACCTCGTCGAGCAGAAGCCCGGCGCGGTCGGGCTGATCGGCCGCCGCGGGCACGTCCCGCTCGGCTACTACGGCGATCCCGAGAAGAGCAAGAAGATCTTCGTCGAGGTCGACGGCGTCCGGTACGTCGTTCCGGGTGACTACGCCCGCTATGAGGAGGACGGCACCGTCACGCTGCTCGGCCGCGGCTCCCAGTGCGTCAACACCGGTGGCGAGAAGGTCTACCCGGAAGAGGTCGAGGGCGCGCTCAAGTCGCACCCGGACGTCTTCGACGCGCTCGTCATCGGGATCCCGGACGAACGGACCGGCCAGCGCGTCGCCGCCGTCGTCCAGCTCCGCGAGGGCGCCGAGGCCGATCTCGCCGGGATCGAGCAGCACGTACGAGGCGAGATCGCCGGCTACAAGGTGCCGCGCACCGTCTGGCTGGCCGACGAGATCGGCCGCTCGCCCAGCGGCAAGCCGGACTACCCGTGGGCGCAGCGCTACGCCGCCGAGCACGAACCGGCCACCGCCCAGCCCGTCTAG
- a CDS encoding phosphonatase-like hydrolase, with amino-acid sequence MTTELVVLDMAGTTVADDGLVVQAFTAAIESVGVPGEKYPEMLRYVLDTMGQSKITVFRALLPTETEAQQANSAFEAAYGDLVRAGECRPIPGAEDVIRGLRESGVKVAFTTGFASVTQQAILDALGWAGLADVALAPGDGVRGRPFPDLVLTAALRLEVTDVRRIAVVGDTASDVLCGLRAGASVVAGVLTGAGRREDFLEATHVLDSVSELPAVLEGEPR; translated from the coding sequence GTGACCACCGAACTCGTCGTGCTGGACATGGCCGGCACGACCGTCGCCGACGACGGCCTCGTCGTGCAGGCCTTCACCGCCGCGATCGAATCCGTCGGCGTCCCCGGCGAGAAGTACCCGGAGATGCTGCGGTACGTCCTCGACACGATGGGCCAGTCGAAGATCACCGTCTTCCGGGCCCTCCTGCCGACCGAAACCGAAGCGCAGCAAGCGAATTCCGCGTTCGAAGCCGCGTACGGCGACCTCGTGCGCGCGGGGGAGTGCAGGCCGATCCCGGGCGCCGAGGACGTCATCCGCGGCCTGCGCGAAAGCGGCGTGAAGGTCGCCTTCACCACCGGTTTCGCATCCGTCACCCAGCAGGCCATCCTCGACGCGCTCGGCTGGGCCGGCCTCGCCGACGTCGCGCTCGCGCCCGGCGACGGCGTCCGCGGCCGCCCGTTCCCCGACCTCGTGCTCACTGCCGCGCTGCGGCTCGAAGTCACCGACGTGCGGCGGATCGCCGTCGTCGGCGACACCGCTTCGGACGTCCTGTGCGGGCTGCGCGCCGGTGCGTCCGTCGTCGCGGGCGTCCTCACCGGCGCGGGCCGCCGCGAAGACTTCCTCGAAGCCACCCACGTCCTCGACTCCGTCTCCGAACTCCCCGCCGTGCTCGAAGGAGAACCCCGATGA
- a CDS encoding S1 family peptidase, translating into MAPQRWFTLLRNATTALAAVAAAASFATPAIAAQPPSTDVVGGTRAAQGEFPFMVRLSMGCGGALYTNQIVLTAAHCVSRTGANTSITATVGVVDLQSTSAKKIKSTYVYQSPTYGTSTGGDWALIKLASPVTGLSTLPIATTSTYNTGTFTVAGWGAASEGGAQQRYLLKATVPFVDDATCQAQGGSYPDLIPSAEICAGNLASGGVDTCQGDSGGPMFRRDNANAWIQVGIVSWGDGCARPHAPGVYTEVSTFASKIAAAAASL; encoded by the coding sequence TTGGCTCCCCAGCGCTGGTTCACCCTGCTCAGAAACGCCACCACCGCACTGGCCGCGGTCGCCGCGGCCGCGTCGTTCGCCACCCCGGCGATCGCGGCCCAGCCGCCGTCCACCGACGTCGTCGGCGGGACCCGGGCCGCTCAGGGCGAGTTCCCGTTCATGGTCCGGCTGTCCATGGGCTGCGGCGGCGCCCTGTACACGAACCAGATCGTGCTGACCGCCGCCCACTGCGTCAGCCGGACCGGGGCCAACACCTCGATCACGGCGACCGTCGGCGTCGTCGATCTGCAGAGCACGAGCGCCAAGAAGATCAAGTCGACCTACGTCTACCAGTCGCCCACCTACGGCACCTCGACCGGCGGCGACTGGGCGCTGATCAAGCTCGCGAGCCCGGTCACCGGCCTCTCGACGCTGCCGATCGCGACGACGTCGACGTACAACACCGGCACGTTCACCGTGGCCGGCTGGGGCGCGGCCAGCGAAGGCGGCGCCCAGCAGCGGTACCTGCTCAAGGCGACCGTCCCGTTCGTCGACGACGCCACCTGCCAGGCCCAGGGCGGCAGCTACCCCGACCTCATCCCGAGCGCCGAGATCTGCGCGGGCAACCTCGCCTCCGGCGGGGTCGACACCTGCCAGGGCGACTCCGGCGGCCCGATGTTCCGCCGGGACAACGCCAACGCGTGGATCCAGGTGGGCATCGTCTCCTGGGGTGACGGCTGCGCCCGGCCGCACGCTCCCGGCGTCTACACCGAGGTGAGCACGTTCGCGTCGAAGATCGCCGCGGCCGCCGCTTCGCTCTAG
- a CDS encoding TIGR03364 family FAD-dependent oxidoreductase, whose translation MRILIVGGGVLGTLHAWQAVERGHDVVQLEREPEARGASVRNFGLVWVGGRASGRELATAQRARNFWERIGERVAGLGFRANGSLTVVRTEAELAVAREVTEGAEAAERGYQLLDATETRDLNPALKGAFEGALWCERDAAVEPRTAQPALRAELGKTGRYTWRPGREVRHLTGTGVVDDRGERHDGDVVVFCTGAWTGGLVRELAGDPPVRKVRLQMAQTEPLAEKLTTSVADGDSFRYYPAYRGAALDTLNAGQPQEPAAAAHRMQLLLVQRLDGSLTIGDTHEYAEPFAFDVTEDPYDHLETVAGALLGRRVPRIRRRWAGVYAQTTDPGRIVHRARVADNAWLVTGPGGRGMTCAPAIAEDTAAELGL comes from the coding sequence GTGCGAATCCTCATCGTGGGCGGCGGCGTGCTCGGTACGCTGCACGCCTGGCAGGCCGTCGAGCGCGGCCACGACGTCGTCCAGCTCGAACGCGAGCCCGAAGCGCGCGGCGCGTCCGTGCGCAACTTCGGGCTGGTCTGGGTCGGCGGCCGCGCGTCCGGCAGGGAGCTGGCGACCGCCCAGCGGGCCCGGAACTTCTGGGAGCGGATCGGCGAGCGGGTCGCGGGCCTCGGCTTCCGTGCCAACGGTTCGCTGACCGTCGTCCGGACCGAAGCCGAACTCGCCGTCGCGCGCGAAGTCACCGAAGGCGCCGAAGCCGCCGAACGCGGTTACCAGCTCCTCGATGCCACCGAAACCCGCGACCTGAACCCGGCGCTGAAGGGTGCTTTCGAAGGCGCCCTCTGGTGCGAACGCGACGCCGCCGTCGAGCCGCGCACCGCGCAGCCCGCCCTGCGCGCCGAACTCGGGAAGACCGGCCGCTACACCTGGCGGCCCGGCCGGGAGGTCCGGCACCTGACCGGCACCGGGGTCGTCGACGACCGCGGCGAGCGGCACGACGGCGACGTCGTCGTCTTCTGCACCGGCGCGTGGACCGGCGGGCTCGTCCGCGAACTCGCGGGCGACCCGCCGGTGCGCAAAGTCCGGCTGCAGATGGCCCAGACCGAGCCCCTGGCCGAAAAGCTCACCACGAGCGTCGCCGACGGCGACAGCTTCCGCTACTACCCGGCCTACCGCGGCGCGGCCCTCGACACGCTGAATGCCGGGCAGCCCCAGGAACCGGCCGCCGCGGCCCACCGCATGCAGTTGCTGCTCGTCCAGCGGCTCGACGGCTCGCTCACCATCGGCGACACCCACGAGTACGCCGAGCCCTTCGCCTTCGACGTCACCGAAGATCCCTACGACCACCTCGAAACCGTCGCCGGCGCGCTGCTCGGCCGCCGCGTGCCGCGGATCCGCCGCCGCTGGGCCGGCGTCTACGCGCAGACCACCGACCCCGGCCGGATCGTGCACCGCGCCCGCGTCGCGGACAACGCCTGGCTCGTCACCGGGCCGGGCGGGCGCGGCATGACCTGCGCACCCGCCATCGCCGAAGACACCGCCGCGGAGCTGGGCCTGTGA
- a CDS encoding Zn-ribbon domain-containing OB-fold protein produces MDVTETPLAAPLNVGFDYTRSTGPVLGRFVNALRERRIEGIRGSDGRVHVPPVEYNPGTAEQLSEFVPVADEGTVVSWSWCPEPLDGQPLSRPFAWALVKLDGADTAMLHAVDAGTPDKIHSGQRVRVKWADDTVGHIRDIAYFLPIDAEDTAPTEPAPPVAEREEGAPVSVIITPVHLRYQHSASPEESRYLRGLAEGKLIGQRCPKCEKVYIPPRGACPTDGVPTTDEVELPDTGIVTTFCIVNVPFLGQRLKPPYVAAYILLDGADIAFLHLVLGCAAQDVKMGMRVRAAWKPRDEWWTSLENISHFEPTGEPDAAYETFAHHL; encoded by the coding sequence ATGGATGTGACCGAGACACCACTGGCGGCACCTCTCAACGTCGGCTTCGACTACACGCGCTCCACCGGGCCCGTTCTGGGCCGGTTCGTGAACGCGCTGCGGGAGCGGCGCATCGAAGGCATCCGGGGCAGTGACGGGCGCGTGCACGTCCCGCCGGTCGAGTACAACCCCGGCACCGCCGAACAGCTCAGCGAGTTCGTCCCGGTGGCCGACGAAGGCACCGTCGTCTCCTGGTCGTGGTGTCCCGAGCCGCTCGACGGGCAGCCGCTGTCCCGCCCCTTCGCCTGGGCGCTCGTGAAGCTCGACGGCGCTGACACCGCGATGCTGCACGCCGTCGACGCCGGCACGCCCGACAAGATCCACAGTGGCCAGCGGGTGCGGGTCAAGTGGGCCGACGACACCGTCGGGCACATCCGCGACATCGCCTACTTCCTCCCGATCGACGCCGAGGACACCGCGCCGACCGAGCCCGCTCCGCCGGTCGCCGAGCGCGAAGAGGGTGCGCCGGTCAGCGTCATCATCACCCCCGTCCACCTGCGCTACCAGCACTCCGCGTCGCCCGAGGAGAGCCGCTACCTGCGCGGGCTCGCCGAAGGCAAGCTGATCGGGCAGCGCTGCCCGAAGTGCGAGAAGGTCTACATCCCGCCGCGCGGCGCGTGCCCGACCGACGGCGTCCCGACGACCGACGAGGTCGAACTGCCCGACACCGGCATCGTGACGACGTTCTGCATCGTCAACGTCCCGTTCCTCGGCCAGCGCCTCAAGCCGCCGTACGTCGCCGCGTACATCCTGCTCGACGGCGCCGACATCGCCTTCCTCCACCTCGTCCTCGGCTGCGCCGCCCAGGACGTCAAGATGGGCATGCGCGTGCGCGCCGCCTGGAAACCCCGGGACGAGTGGTGGACGTCGCTGGAGAACATCAGCCACTTCGAGCCGACCGGCGAGCCGGACGCGGCCTACGAAACCTTCGCCCACCACCTGTGA
- a CDS encoding GntR family transcriptional regulator, which produces MPAPSRHSRLSADGPVLDGIPEHGRVPRYYAVKVELLAVIAELGEGSVLPTERELCERFEVSRATVRQAVGELVLEGKLSRRQGSGTFVAGPKLVQPLALVSYTEGLRRQGIRPGRNVITLERRVAGSALAADLQVTSDAEVIHIERVLLADEERVGLESTYLLAERFPTLLEVFNPEQSLYACLSEKLGVVFDGAEERVETVLATPREALLIGTNPALPMLLMHRISWGPDGAPFERVRSLYRGDRLSFVTRLGRA; this is translated from the coding sequence GTGCCTGCCCCTTCACGCCATTCCCGCCTGTCCGCCGACGGTCCCGTCCTCGACGGGATTCCCGAGCACGGCCGTGTTCCGCGCTACTACGCGGTCAAGGTCGAGCTGCTGGCGGTGATCGCGGAACTGGGCGAAGGATCGGTGCTCCCCACGGAACGGGAACTGTGCGAGCGGTTCGAGGTGTCGAGGGCGACCGTGCGGCAGGCGGTCGGCGAGCTGGTGCTCGAGGGCAAGCTCAGCCGGCGGCAGGGGAGCGGCACGTTCGTCGCCGGCCCGAAGCTGGTGCAGCCGCTGGCACTGGTGAGCTACACCGAAGGCCTGCGCCGGCAGGGCATCCGCCCGGGCCGCAACGTGATCACGCTGGAGCGTCGCGTGGCCGGCAGCGCGCTGGCCGCCGACCTGCAGGTGACGTCGGACGCCGAAGTGATCCACATCGAGCGGGTGCTGCTGGCCGACGAGGAGCGGGTCGGGCTGGAGTCGACTTATCTCCTGGCCGAGCGGTTCCCGACGCTGCTCGAGGTGTTCAACCCCGAGCAGTCGCTGTACGCGTGCCTGAGCGAGAAGCTCGGTGTGGTCTTCGACGGCGCCGAAGAGCGCGTCGAGACGGTGCTGGCGACTCCGCGCGAAGCACTGCTCATCGGCACCAACCCGGCCCTGCCGATGCTGCTCATGCACCGCATCTCGTGGGGTCCGGACGGCGCGCCGTTCGAGCGGGTGCGGTCGCTGTACCGCGGTGACCGGCTCAGCTTCGTGACCCGCCTCGGCCGCGCCTGA
- a CDS encoding 2-aminoethylphosphonate ABC transporter substrate-binding protein produces MKKTLAAVFAVALIALLSACGGTGAASAGGKTVTVYAVDGLEDWYTARFAEFKQQTGITVQAVTAGSGEVASRVEQEKANTQADVLVTLPPFIQRVAGLLQPYTPAGGDQVPDKDPQGRYFAMMNNYLSFIRNPGATPKTWDDLLDPKLKGKVQYSTPGEAGDGTAVLLQLQHVLGDQGALDYLGKLEANNAGPSSSTGKLQPKVAKGELLVANGDVQMNLAEIAKSGGFDVFFPADAQGRRSTFALPYYAGLVTNAPHPDDAKKLLDFLFSPEVQAKTADAFGIPARADVTATGANAAKIKAALDGVEIWTPDWTAVVGRLDADVAAYRKAVGR; encoded by the coding sequence ATGAAGAAGACCCTGGCCGCCGTGTTCGCGGTGGCGCTGATCGCGCTGCTGTCCGCCTGCGGCGGCACCGGTGCCGCGTCCGCCGGCGGCAAGACCGTCACCGTGTACGCAGTGGACGGACTGGAAGACTGGTACACCGCGCGGTTCGCGGAGTTCAAGCAGCAGACCGGCATCACCGTCCAGGCCGTCACGGCCGGCTCCGGCGAGGTCGCCTCCCGCGTCGAGCAGGAGAAGGCCAACACCCAGGCCGACGTCCTCGTCACGCTCCCGCCGTTCATCCAGCGCGTCGCCGGCCTGCTGCAGCCGTACACCCCGGCGGGCGGGGACCAGGTGCCGGACAAGGACCCGCAGGGCCGCTACTTCGCGATGATGAACAACTACCTGAGCTTCATCCGCAACCCGGGCGCCACCCCGAAGACCTGGGACGACCTGCTCGACCCGAAGCTCAAGGGCAAGGTCCAGTACTCGACGCCCGGCGAGGCCGGCGACGGCACCGCGGTGCTCCTGCAGCTGCAGCACGTGCTCGGCGACCAGGGCGCGCTCGACTACCTCGGCAAGCTCGAGGCCAACAACGCCGGGCCGTCGTCGTCCACCGGCAAGCTGCAGCCCAAGGTGGCCAAGGGCGAGCTGCTGGTGGCCAACGGCGACGTCCAGATGAACCTCGCCGAGATCGCCAAGAGCGGCGGCTTCGACGTCTTCTTCCCGGCCGACGCCCAGGGCAGGCGCTCGACCTTCGCCCTGCCCTACTACGCCGGGCTCGTGACGAACGCGCCGCACCCGGACGACGCGAAGAAGCTCCTCGACTTCCTGTTCTCGCCGGAGGTCCAGGCGAAGACCGCCGACGCGTTCGGCATCCCGGCCCGCGCCGACGTCACCGCCACCGGCGCGAACGCGGCGAAGATCAAGGCCGCGCTCGACGGCGTCGAGATCTGGACCCCGGACTGGACCGCTGTGGTCGGCAGGCTCGACGCCGACGTGGCCGCGTACCGGAAGGCCGTCGGCCGATGA